One segment of Nocardioides sp. QY071 DNA contains the following:
- a CDS encoding cobalt transporter: protein MPSLDDRLVDLVGSPGFVPVAFLLAFTAGAAHAVGPGHGKSLAAAYLVGADGKVRDAAWLGASVAVMHTVSVLVIALAWTFLSLSDVVSMQRLTSGLQLAAGLMVVGVGIWLFRRHLRAGHGHGHGHGHGHGHGHGHGHGHGQRHGHEPSRPGLVLLGMSGGLTPSPAAFLVLVTGIFTGRSGFALLLVITFGLGLATVLFGVGLLALAGRSIVVRAAESRALVTAVSRVAPVLAAASITVIGGVVTTAAVGQLVSAT from the coding sequence GTGCCCTCCCTCGACGACCGCCTGGTCGACCTCGTCGGCTCGCCCGGATTCGTGCCCGTGGCGTTCCTGCTCGCCTTCACCGCCGGTGCCGCGCACGCCGTCGGTCCCGGTCACGGCAAGAGCCTGGCGGCGGCGTACCTCGTCGGGGCGGACGGCAAGGTCCGTGACGCCGCGTGGCTGGGGGCCTCCGTCGCGGTCATGCACACCGTCTCGGTGCTCGTGATCGCGCTCGCCTGGACCTTCCTGTCGCTCTCGGACGTGGTCTCGATGCAGCGGCTGACCAGCGGGCTGCAGCTGGCAGCGGGGCTGATGGTGGTCGGCGTCGGGATCTGGCTGTTCCGGCGCCACCTCCGCGCGGGCCACGGTCATGGGCACGGGCACGGCCACGGGCACGGTCATGGGCACGGGCACGGCCACGGTCACGGTCAGCGGCACGGTCATGAGCCGAGCCGTCCCGGTCTGGTCCTGCTCGGCATGTCGGGTGGCCTGACGCCGTCCCCGGCGGCCTTCCTGGTGCTGGTGACCGGCATCTTCACCGGTCGCTCCGGGTTCGCGCTGCTCCTCGTCATCACCTTCGGGCTGGGCCTGGCCACGGTCCTGTTCGGCGTCGGCCTGCTCGCCCTGGCCGGGCGCAGCATCGTGGTCCGCGCCGCAGAGTCCCGGGCCCTGGTCACGGCCGTGTCCCGGGTCGCGCCGGTGCTCGCCGCCGCGAGCATCACCGTCATCGGCGGCGTGGTCACCACGGCTGCCGTCGGGCAGCTGGTGTCGGCGACATGA
- a CDS encoding DUF4012 domain-containing protein, translated as MSPEIRRRRRSRGFRRLLRQVRRFRREHPRWTVAIGLGAVLVLLGGWALWVALGASRDLGEVDEQARAMRDALVQGDAAGARSALAAYQEAADSADDTTHGATWSVFGALPLVGDDAKGVATVAEVLADVGRDGLTPVVDAADLVTAESFQPVEHRFPLDRIAALEEPAARSEKAFDTASRRLAAVDPTGFAGPIRTAFDGLRGLVDDARGTLQSTYRASRLIPRMLGEGGDRNYLLVFQNNAESRSSGGLPGSLSLIQARDGKVDIVRQVDMAELGATPGHPVLPLSTEERDLFGEILGTIGVDATLTPDIPRSSDLIRARWQQVEGERLDGVLYVDPVVVSYLLTAIGEVPVPGYAPITAGNVVRRVENEIYALTPGTQAQSDYQEAVAKAVFDVFSDGYGNSADLIRGLVTGVEEGRVRMRFFADEAQREIAGTRIAGEFVDRTDGPPVVGVYVNDAGPTKMQYYLRQKAELYSRSCSGGRQELGATLTFTNATPGLADQLPDAITGEFFPGNRTDPGQQLLVVYVSAPVGGSVDEVRIDGQSTGDPTVSTYAGRQVATIGVLLDPGQTQTVDVVLHTAKGQPDDARLEMSPGAAPGSSNATAPSACRVR; from the coding sequence ATGTCGCCCGAGATCCGGCGTCGGCGCCGGTCTCGCGGCTTCCGGCGGCTGCTGCGGCAGGTACGCCGGTTCCGCCGGGAGCACCCTCGCTGGACCGTGGCGATCGGTCTCGGTGCGGTGCTGGTGTTGCTCGGGGGCTGGGCCCTGTGGGTGGCGCTCGGGGCTAGCCGCGACCTGGGGGAGGTCGACGAGCAGGCCCGCGCGATGCGCGACGCCCTGGTGCAGGGCGACGCCGCGGGTGCCCGCTCCGCCCTCGCCGCCTACCAGGAGGCCGCCGACTCCGCGGACGACACCACCCACGGCGCGACCTGGTCGGTGTTCGGGGCGCTCCCGCTCGTCGGTGACGACGCGAAGGGCGTGGCGACCGTGGCCGAGGTGCTCGCCGACGTCGGCCGGGACGGGCTGACGCCGGTGGTCGACGCGGCCGACCTGGTGACCGCGGAGAGCTTCCAGCCGGTCGAGCACCGCTTCCCGCTCGACCGGATCGCGGCCCTCGAGGAGCCCGCGGCGCGCAGCGAGAAGGCGTTCGACACGGCCAGCCGCAGGTTGGCCGCGGTGGACCCGACCGGGTTCGCCGGCCCGATCCGCACCGCGTTCGACGGGCTGCGGGGCCTGGTCGACGACGCGCGCGGAACCCTGCAGTCGACGTACCGCGCCTCCCGGCTGATCCCCCGGATGCTCGGCGAGGGCGGTGACCGCAACTACCTGCTGGTCTTCCAGAACAACGCCGAGTCGCGCAGCAGCGGCGGGCTGCCGGGCTCGCTGTCGCTCATCCAGGCCCGCGACGGCAAGGTCGACATCGTCCGGCAGGTCGACATGGCCGAGCTCGGCGCGACACCCGGTCACCCGGTCCTGCCGCTGAGCACCGAGGAGCGCGACCTGTTCGGTGAGATCCTCGGCACCATCGGCGTCGACGCCACCCTCACGCCCGACATCCCGCGCTCGTCCGACCTGATCCGGGCCCGCTGGCAGCAGGTCGAGGGGGAGCGCCTCGACGGTGTCCTGTACGTCGACCCGGTGGTCGTTTCGTACCTCCTCACCGCGATCGGAGAGGTCCCCGTGCCCGGCTACGCACCGATCACGGCCGGCAACGTGGTGCGCCGCGTCGAGAACGAGATCTATGCGCTCACCCCGGGCACGCAGGCGCAGAGCGACTACCAGGAGGCGGTCGCCAAGGCGGTCTTCGACGTCTTCTCCGACGGCTACGGCAACTCGGCCGACCTGATCCGCGGGCTGGTGACCGGTGTCGAGGAGGGCCGGGTGCGGATGCGCTTCTTCGCCGACGAGGCCCAGCGCGAGATCGCCGGCACCCGGATCGCGGGCGAGTTCGTCGACCGCACCGACGGCCCTCCGGTCGTCGGCGTCTACGTCAACGACGCCGGCCCGACCAAGATGCAGTACTACCTGCGGCAGAAGGCCGAGCTGTACTCCCGCTCCTGCTCCGGCGGCCGCCAGGAGCTCGGTGCCACCCTCACCTTCACCAACGCGACCCCGGGCCTGGCCGACCAGCTGCCCGACGCGATCACCGGCGAGTTCTTCCCCGGCAACCGCACCGACCCGGGCCAGCAGCTGCTCGTCGTCTACGTCAGCGCCCCCGTCGGTGGCAGTGTGGACGAGGTGCGGATCGACGGCCAGTCCACGGGAGACCCCACCGTGTCGACGTACGCCGGCCGACAGGTCGCCACGATCGGCGTGCTCCTCGACCCGGGCCAGACCCAGACGGTCGACGTCGTGCTGCACACCGCCAAGGGCCAGCCGGACGACGCCCGCCTCGAGATGTCGCCGGGTGCGGCGCCCGGCAGCTCCAACGCCACGGCACCCTCGGCCTGCCGGGTGCGCTGA
- a CDS encoding polysaccharide biosynthesis tyrosine autokinase: MEFKQFLTVLGRRWMSIVSIILLALGVSAAITFTRTPMYESKTQIFLTVDVRDTTDAYAALLFASNRAASYATVVKSTGLAEVVKKDLKLKMSAEELASRFDAEVVESTSLIQISYKDENPYDATKIADYATDKFTEYVAGLETPGATTDGGTTTGNPEDSQIRAQVTDKASAATQVSPNVVLNLVAAILIGTLLGIGLAVARELLDRTIRTADHVAELTESPVLASIGFDGDIRSAPLLTDLGGFAARTEAFRLLRTNLQFIDLDHQPRCLVISSAVPGEGKTMTSTNLAVALAQTGRNTLIIDADLRRPRVASTLGLDPAIGLTTALVGKTEIHDAIQVHEASGLHVLASGAKPPNPTEILQSKITHDLIRRLRSSYDMVIIDAPPLLPVADASVLAKLADGVIIVVRHAKTTREQVNEAINRLNQVGARLYGVVVNMVAKRAIGSYYYYYYEETSAAGRSGKGDAKAESSGRRKA; this comes from the coding sequence TTGGAGTTCAAGCAATTCCTGACGGTGCTGGGTCGCCGTTGGATGAGCATCGTGTCGATCATCCTGCTCGCACTCGGGGTCAGCGCCGCGATCACGTTCACGCGTACGCCGATGTACGAGTCGAAGACGCAGATCTTCCTCACCGTCGACGTCCGCGACACGACCGACGCCTATGCGGCGCTGCTGTTCGCGTCGAACCGCGCGGCGTCGTACGCCACCGTCGTGAAGAGCACCGGGCTCGCCGAGGTCGTCAAGAAGGACCTCAAGCTGAAGATGTCGGCCGAGGAGCTCGCCTCCCGGTTCGACGCCGAGGTCGTGGAGAGCACCTCGCTCATCCAGATCAGCTACAAGGACGAGAACCCCTACGACGCGACGAAGATCGCCGACTACGCGACCGACAAGTTCACCGAGTACGTCGCCGGCCTCGAGACGCCCGGTGCGACCACCGACGGCGGCACGACCACGGGCAATCCCGAGGACTCGCAGATCCGGGCCCAGGTCACCGACAAGGCCTCGGCCGCCACCCAGGTCAGCCCCAACGTGGTGCTCAACCTGGTCGCGGCCATCCTGATCGGCACCCTGCTCGGCATCGGCCTGGCCGTGGCCCGTGAGCTCCTGGACCGCACCATCCGCACGGCCGACCACGTCGCCGAGCTCACCGAGTCGCCCGTGCTCGCGAGCATCGGCTTCGACGGCGACATCCGGTCCGCCCCGTTGCTCACCGACCTCGGCGGCTTCGCGGCGCGCACCGAGGCGTTCCGCCTGCTGCGCACGAACCTGCAGTTCATCGACCTCGATCACCAGCCGCGCTGCCTGGTGATCAGCAGCGCCGTGCCCGGCGAGGGCAAGACGATGACCTCGACGAACCTCGCGGTCGCGCTCGCCCAGACCGGCCGCAACACGCTGATCATCGACGCCGACCTGCGCCGCCCGCGCGTCGCCAGCACCCTCGGCCTGGACCCGGCGATCGGGCTCACCACCGCCCTGGTCGGCAAGACCGAGATCCACGACGCGATCCAGGTCCACGAGGCCAGCGGCCTGCACGTGCTCGCGTCCGGCGCCAAGCCGCCGAACCCGACCGAGATCCTGCAGTCGAAGATCACCCACGACCTGATCCGGCGGCTGCGGTCGTCGTACGACATGGTGATCATCGACGCCCCGCCGCTGCTCCCCGTCGCGGACGCATCGGTGCTGGCCAAGCTCGCCGACGGCGTCATCATCGTCGTGCGGCACGCCAAGACGACCCGCGAACAGGTCAACGAGGCGATCAACCGCCTCAACCAGGTCGGCGCCCGGCTCTACGGCGTCGTGGTCAACATGGTCGCCAAGCGCGCCATCGGCTCGTATTACTACTACTACTACGAGGAGACCAGCGCCGCCGGTCGCTCGGGCAAGGGCGACGCCAAGGCCGAGTCCTCCGGGCGCCGCAAGGCCTGA
- a CDS encoding class I SAM-dependent methyltransferase: MSDAGQGFQPGETLSRLYPEVRAGGYTRYDGFIEFYTRVNALLGPDSRVLDFGAGRGLWAIEPFPELHRRLRSFHERVAEVHGVDVDPVVLDNATLTSAQVIEPGARLPFADASFDLVLADHVLEHVGEEDAPTVSAEILRVLKPGGWLAARTPNKWGMIGIGARAVPNDLHTRVLRRLQPHRKAEDVFPVRYSMNTRRSLTALFPPPHELVVYGHSSEPTYFGSNAPAWRVAQLVDRLTPPALAPTLMVFVRKG, from the coding sequence ATGAGTGATGCGGGACAGGGATTCCAGCCGGGCGAGACGCTGTCGCGGCTCTATCCGGAGGTCCGCGCCGGTGGCTACACCCGCTACGACGGGTTCATCGAGTTCTACACCCGGGTCAACGCGCTCCTGGGCCCGGACAGCCGCGTGCTCGACTTCGGCGCCGGTCGCGGCCTGTGGGCGATCGAGCCGTTCCCCGAGCTGCACCGCCGGCTGCGCTCCTTCCACGAGCGGGTCGCCGAGGTCCACGGCGTCGACGTCGACCCGGTCGTCCTCGACAACGCCACCCTCACCTCGGCCCAGGTGATCGAGCCCGGCGCCCGGCTGCCCTTCGCCGACGCCTCCTTCGACCTGGTCCTCGCCGACCACGTGCTCGAGCACGTCGGCGAGGAGGACGCGCCGACCGTCTCCGCCGAGATCCTGCGGGTCCTCAAGCCAGGTGGCTGGCTCGCGGCCCGCACCCCCAACAAGTGGGGGATGATCGGCATCGGCGCGCGCGCCGTGCCCAACGACCTGCACACCCGGGTGCTCCGTCGCCTCCAGCCGCACCGCAAGGCCGAGGACGTGTTCCCGGTCCGCTACAGCATGAACACCCGCCGCTCCCTGACGGCACTGTTCCCCCCGCCCCACGAGCTGGTGGTCTACGGGCACTCCTCGGAGCCGACGTACTTCGGCTCGAACGCGCCCGCCTGGCGGGTCGCCCAGCTCGTCGACCGACTCACGCCGCCCGCGCTGGCGCCGACGCTGATGGTGTTCGTCCGCAAGGGCTGA
- a CDS encoding glycosyltransferase family 61 protein: MSLPAWLRPWWPLFKRLHRAATFVLGCLFRVLSRLLGSRGVPVRATERSSDTAAREPGAVVLHPGRAEQSLPRPATTGVPAGHWLFAAVHTTTEPTAVVPAVDLPATFVLEVAGGRLSGDYAATTTPGKVLDHETSTYFGVEDWREHPIFLRPTLGPTEHVPGTVLSLTTRGTSVNYYHFLYDAIGRLAVLEDALPHALAQADAVVVPHRTRYQKQLLELAGVTARLIEPERGRTVSADRLLVPSNPNWALQAPPATVRWLREHLPPTPGADGPRRLYVTRGDTPRTRRYVQEAELWPELERRGFVRIDPGSHTVQEQIDLFHGAEVVVSPHGAGLSNLTFSRPGVRVLEMFASTYVHLGLWSICQAVDADYRYLVGDGPSGGPGRNSGVLDDVSVPPRTVLDLVDDMLRGLHQ; encoded by the coding sequence GTGAGCCTGCCCGCCTGGCTCAGGCCGTGGTGGCCGCTGTTCAAGCGGCTGCACCGCGCGGCGACCTTCGTCCTCGGCTGCCTGTTCCGGGTGCTCTCGCGGCTGCTCGGCAGCCGCGGCGTGCCGGTGCGGGCCACGGAGCGCTCGAGCGACACGGCGGCCCGCGAGCCGGGAGCCGTCGTCCTGCACCCGGGCCGCGCGGAGCAGTCCCTGCCTCGCCCGGCCACCACAGGCGTGCCCGCCGGGCACTGGCTCTTCGCGGCCGTGCACACGACCACCGAGCCCACGGCCGTGGTGCCCGCGGTCGACCTCCCGGCGACCTTCGTGCTCGAGGTCGCCGGCGGCCGGCTGAGCGGTGACTACGCCGCGACGACCACGCCGGGCAAGGTCCTCGACCACGAGACGAGCACGTACTTCGGCGTCGAGGACTGGCGCGAGCACCCGATCTTCCTGCGGCCCACCCTGGGGCCGACCGAGCACGTCCCGGGCACGGTGCTGAGCCTGACCACCCGCGGCACGTCGGTGAACTACTACCACTTCCTGTACGACGCGATCGGCCGGCTCGCGGTCCTCGAGGACGCCCTGCCGCACGCCCTCGCGCAGGCGGACGCGGTCGTCGTACCGCACCGGACGAGGTACCAGAAGCAGCTGCTCGAGCTGGCCGGCGTGACGGCCCGCCTGATCGAGCCCGAGCGCGGCCGGACCGTGTCGGCCGACCGGCTGCTCGTGCCCAGCAACCCGAACTGGGCGCTCCAGGCGCCGCCCGCGACCGTGCGCTGGCTGCGCGAGCACCTGCCGCCCACGCCCGGCGCCGACGGACCGCGCCGGCTCTACGTCACCCGCGGCGACACGCCCCGGACCCGGCGCTACGTGCAGGAGGCCGAGCTGTGGCCCGAGCTCGAGCGCCGCGGCTTCGTCCGGATCGACCCGGGCAGCCACACCGTTCAGGAGCAGATCGACCTGTTCCACGGCGCGGAGGTGGTCGTCTCGCCGCACGGCGCCGGGCTGTCCAACCTCACCTTCTCCCGGCCCGGAGTGCGGGTGCTCGAGATGTTCGCGTCGACGTACGTCCACCTCGGGCTGTGGTCGATCTGCCAGGCCGTCGACGCCGACTACCGCTACCTTGTGGGGGACGGCCCGAGCGGGGGACCGGGGCGCAACTCCGGGGTGCTCGACGACGTCTCCGTGCCACCGCGGACGGTGCTCGACCTCGTCGACGACATGCTGAGGGGGCTCCACCAGTGA